Proteins from a genomic interval of Zingiber officinale cultivar Zhangliang chromosome 1B, Zo_v1.1, whole genome shotgun sequence:
- the LOC122053725 gene encoding protein LAZY 1-like isoform X1 — translation MKLLGWMHRKFRQNGGEELKDSGGAAGGTCNRHSGRPSLDLDLNRRRFHYDPLKARSLRLHVEALDDCGGGGGGGEDPIVEEFFEGLLTIGTLGVGTGPIEEKREEEEMEELAVTERVDGKPLLAAPEEVAVVAIPAALEAIAEKEAEATTETDLIMVSEELEKVLTAEEEKAGGRMSSARSSHAGAAACPLQGFLFGLPVEAAETVLMEAEAAGGSRKERRASLGELFMMSRITEEGEAKFAGGDDGEGKLTAPEMCLTKKKPTKQRGRKGSPVDGANAFNGSTMEKKFQKILQLFHKKVHPESSIMSKKPSKSARKTEKISTSKATIRKENSSISNFSNAPSSASSGKNNRGHWIKTDAECKYIHKSMRVLILLILPLMQC, via the exons ATGAAG CTGCTGGGTTGGATGCATCGGAAGTTCCGGCAGAACGGCGGCGAGGAGTTGAAGGACTCGGGAGGCGCGGCCG GCGGCACTTGTAATCGCCACTCCGGACGTCCGTCACTGGACCTCGACCTCAACCGCCGCCGCTTCCATTATGACCCTTTGAAGGCGAGAAGTCTTCGCCTCCACGTTGAGGCTCTCGATgactgcggcggcggcggcggcggcggggaGGATCCGATTGTGGAGGAGTTTTTCGAGGGACTGCTCACTATCGGAACCCTGGGAGTAGGGACGGGGCCGATCGAGGAGAAGAGGGAGGAAGAGGAGATGGAGGAGTTGGCGGTGACCGAGCGGGTCGACGGCAAGCCTTTGCTTGCCGCGCCGGAGGAGGTCGCGGTCGTCGCGATCCCTGCGGCTCTGGAGGCCATTGCGGAGAAGGAGGCGGAGGCGACGACGGAGACGGACCTGATCATGGTGAGCGAGGAACTGGAGAAGGTGCTGACGGCGGAGGAAGAGAAGGCCGGAGGCCGGATGTCCTCCGCTCGCTCGAGCCACGCCGGCGCGGCGGCGTGTCCGCTCCAGGGGTTCCTCTTCGGTTTACCCGTCGAGGCGGCGGAGACGGTGCTGATGGAGGCGGAGGCCGCTGGTGGCTCGCGGAAGGAAAGGCGGGCCTCCCTGGGGGAGCTGTTCATGATGAGCCGGATCACCGAGGAAGGGGAAGCCAAGTTCGCCGGAGGCGACGACGGGGAAGGCAAGCTGACCGCGCCTGAGATGTGTTTGACCAAGAAAAAGCCGACGAAGCAGCGGGGAAGGAAAGGATCGCCGGTCGACGGCGCTAATGCATTTAACGGCTCGACCATGGAGAAGAAGTTTCAAAAG ATCCTTCAATTGTTCCACAAAAAAGTGCACCCCGAGAGCTCCATCATGTCTAAGAAACCTTCAAAGAGTGCCCGTAAAACTGAGAAAATCTCCACTTCAAAGGCGACGATCAGGAAAGAAAACAGTTCCATCTCCAACTTCTCCAATGCTCCATCATCGGCTTCGAGTGGCAAGAACAACAGAGGGCACTGGATCAAGACAGATGCAGAATGTAAGTATATACACAAATCCATGCGAGTATTAATTCTTCTGATTCTGCCATTGATGCAGTGCTAG
- the LOC122053725 gene encoding protein LAZY 1-like isoform X2 yields the protein MKLLGWMHRKFRQNGGEELKDSGGAAGGTCNRHSGRPSLDLDLNRRRFHYDPLKARSLRLHVEALDDCGGGGGGGEDPIVEEFFEGLLTIGTLGVGTGPIEEKREEEEMEELAVTERVDGKPLLAAPEEVAVVAIPAALEAIAEKEAEATTETDLIMVSEELEKVLTAEEEKAGGRMSSARSSHAGAAACPLQGFLFGLPVEAAETVLMEAEAAGGSRKERRASLGELFMMSRITEEGEAKFAGGDDGEGKLTAPEMCLTKKKPTKQRGRKGSPVDGANAFNGSTMEKKFQKILQLFHKKVHPESSIMSKKPSKSARKTEKISTSKATIRKENSSISNFSNAPSSASSGKNNRGHWIKTDAEYLVLEL from the exons ATGAAG CTGCTGGGTTGGATGCATCGGAAGTTCCGGCAGAACGGCGGCGAGGAGTTGAAGGACTCGGGAGGCGCGGCCG GCGGCACTTGTAATCGCCACTCCGGACGTCCGTCACTGGACCTCGACCTCAACCGCCGCCGCTTCCATTATGACCCTTTGAAGGCGAGAAGTCTTCGCCTCCACGTTGAGGCTCTCGATgactgcggcggcggcggcggcggcggggaGGATCCGATTGTGGAGGAGTTTTTCGAGGGACTGCTCACTATCGGAACCCTGGGAGTAGGGACGGGGCCGATCGAGGAGAAGAGGGAGGAAGAGGAGATGGAGGAGTTGGCGGTGACCGAGCGGGTCGACGGCAAGCCTTTGCTTGCCGCGCCGGAGGAGGTCGCGGTCGTCGCGATCCCTGCGGCTCTGGAGGCCATTGCGGAGAAGGAGGCGGAGGCGACGACGGAGACGGACCTGATCATGGTGAGCGAGGAACTGGAGAAGGTGCTGACGGCGGAGGAAGAGAAGGCCGGAGGCCGGATGTCCTCCGCTCGCTCGAGCCACGCCGGCGCGGCGGCGTGTCCGCTCCAGGGGTTCCTCTTCGGTTTACCCGTCGAGGCGGCGGAGACGGTGCTGATGGAGGCGGAGGCCGCTGGTGGCTCGCGGAAGGAAAGGCGGGCCTCCCTGGGGGAGCTGTTCATGATGAGCCGGATCACCGAGGAAGGGGAAGCCAAGTTCGCCGGAGGCGACGACGGGGAAGGCAAGCTGACCGCGCCTGAGATGTGTTTGACCAAGAAAAAGCCGACGAAGCAGCGGGGAAGGAAAGGATCGCCGGTCGACGGCGCTAATGCATTTAACGGCTCGACCATGGAGAAGAAGTTTCAAAAG ATCCTTCAATTGTTCCACAAAAAAGTGCACCCCGAGAGCTCCATCATGTCTAAGAAACCTTCAAAGAGTGCCCGTAAAACTGAGAAAATCTCCACTTCAAAGGCGACGATCAGGAAAGAAAACAGTTCCATCTCCAACTTCTCCAATGCTCCATCATCGGCTTCGAGTGGCAAGAACAACAGAGGGCACTGGATCAAGACAGATGCAGAAT ATTTGGTGCTGGAGCTGTAG